The Nostoc sp. NIES-3756 DNA window ATTAGGGGTACTAATTCACGGACTGGGGGGTGTGGGTAAGAGTACTGTGACGGCGCGACTTCTGGAAAGGATGGTTGGCTATCACAGACTGGTGAACTTTCGGCAACTGGATGAGGACAAACTGGTCAATACCCTTATTAAACAATGTACTTCGGAACGGGGGCATGAAATTCTCAATGGCAAGTTACCCTTGATGCAGCGCCTCACCAAGTTTTTCACTGAAGGACTGAATACCAAAGAACAGCGCTTTGCCTTTGTGCTGGATGACTTTGAGGCTAATTTGGAATTACGAAATGGGGTTTATGTCTTGCAACCACAAGTTGTGGATGTACTGCTGGCGTTGCTGAAGGCGATTCAAAATTCCCAACTTCCCCACAAGGTAATTATTACCTGTCGCTACAATTTCACTTTGTCGGAACTGAATCATCGTCTGTACCGCGAACCTCTGGGAGCTTTGGGTGGGGCAGATTTAATTAAAAAGTATAATCGTCTGGATTCGTTTAATGGCAGTTGGCAATTTCAGCCAGATTTGCCCGAACGTGCCAAACAAGCAGCAGATGGAAATCCTCGGCTGTTGGAATGGTTAGATAAGATTTTGCAAAATTCCCCGAAGTCGCCAGAAGCCGAGAGGGGAGTTGAGATGATTCTGCAAAAGATGGCTGAGAAGGAAAAGGAATTTCGTGAGGATATTTTGGCACAGGAATTGCTGAAGCAGCAAACTCCAGCTTTGCGTCAAATGCTGGGGAAGTTGTTGGTGTATGAGCTACCTGTTCCTCAAGCTGCGATTGACCCGATTTGTGAGGATATCTCAAGTTGGGAAAGTCATAAGCAACGCGCTGAATTTTTGGGTTTGTTGGAAGTTACGCTTACCAACAACAAAAAGAGGTTGTATCGTGTTCCCCGGATTTTGTCACCGTTGCTAGAGTTTCCAGAAAACCCCAAGGGTGAAGAGTTGTATAAACAAGCTGCACAAATTTTGTATCGTGTGTGGTGGGAGGCGGAAAGTTCTACAGAAGCACAAAAGTTAGAAATTCATCGCTTGGCGTTGTTGGCGAAGGATGGAGAAATTGCTGTCAATGTTGCGAATTATGTTTCTAGAATATGGATTCCTCGTAGTCGCTTTCGAGAAACGAATGAAATTTGTCAAAAAACACTAAAGATTATAAGAAACTATCGTATTCTTAGTAATTTAGCTCGTGTTGAAAATGAAATAGGTAAAGTTGACCAAGCTGTAGAACATTATCAGGAAGCTTTAAATATTTGTCCAGATAATGACATCATTGAAATATGTGGAATTAAACATTGTTTGGCATATATCAAATCTAAAAGTGGAGAATTAGATTTAGCTCTTGAAATGTACCAAGAGTGTCTCATCAAAAGTGAAAGTATAAGTAATCTTAAGGGTAAAGCTTCGGCATTACATGAGATAGCGAGGATATATAACTTACAAGGAAAGGTGGACGATGCACTTGCTATATGTCAAGAATGTTTAACTATTCAAGAAAGTGTTAATGACATTAAAGGTCAAGCATCAATATTACATCAAATTGCATATATAAAAGCACAACAAGGGAAAAGACAAGAAGCCCTTACTAGTTATGAAAAATCTTTCCATCTAAAAGAAAAAATTGGTGATCTTAAGGGCAAAGTCTCAACTTTGCATCAAATAGCATCTATTAAAGAAGATCAAGGAGACTTTGAAGGTGTTTTTAATATTTTACAGTTATCTCTACAAATAGTTGAACAGATTGGTAGTGTTGAACTTAAAGCTGCATTATTTTACAATATAGCAAGTACTCATCTTAAACTTGGGCAGTTTGATTCAGCTATTAATTTTATGAATAGTTCAATAAAGCTTGCCCAAGAAATTCATGATATTGAAGGTCAAGCAAGAGCATTACATCAACTTGGAGTAGTATATGAACAACAGGGGAAATTTGAAAATGCACTGAAATTTTATGGTAAATCTCTGAATTTTAGTGACCAAATCGGATATCTAAAAGGTCAAGCACATACATTACATCAAATGGCAAATATTTATGTAAATCAAAGAAAAATTAATGATGCTCTAGTTACATATAAAAAAGCGCTTGAAATTGAAGAGCATATACAAGATATAAGAGGGAAAGCAAGTACCCTGGCTTCTTTAGGACAAATGTTAGTATATGAACTTGGTGATTATGAGCAAGGATTAGATTACTTACGGCAATCATTGAGTATATTACAGCATCTTCAATCTTGTGAAGCTGATACAGTCAGACAAATAATATTTAGCATCCAGAACTCAAATATTTAACTACGCGCCGACGTTGCACAATTTGAGATATATCTACGCCAGCAAAGGGGATGTGGATGAAGCGATCGCACTTTTCAATAAGTCTTTAGAAATAAAAGAAAGCATTGGAGATGTCCGAGGCAAAGCCATGACTCTGTGGTGGTTAGGAGATTTGGCAGAACAGCAGGGTGAATACACTAAAGCGATATCTTATTTGCAACCAGCTTTGGAGATTTTGCAGCGATTGAAGTCACCGGATGCTGAAAGTGTGAGTGCAAGTCTTGATAGGATAATTCGTAATTCGTAATTACAGCACGAAAAGATTTTTTGTCTCACGCAGAGGCGCAAAGAAGAACGCGAAAGTGTTTTATAAATAAATGAAAATTGTTGTAATGAGTCTTTGATACTCGCGCAAGAGTCTTTAATACTCGGTGACAAGTCTTTTTTACTCGCGGACGAGTGTTTGATACTCGTGGATGAGTCTTTGATATTCGCGGACGAGTGTTTGATACTCGTGAATGAGTTTTTAATACTCGTGGACGAGTCTTTGATATTCGCGGACGAGTGTTTGATATTCGTGAATGAGTCTTTAATACTCGTGGACGAGTCTTTGATACTGATTAACGTACTGTGCAACTTCTTTCTCTCAAACTTAACCCCTATCCTTTTACTTACAAGGGACGCTACCGTGTACACACATCTAGATGCTGTGTAGAATGTGGTTTGATCCCCCTAAATCCCCCTTAAAAAGGGGGACTTTGATTCTTGTTCCCCCCTTTTTTAAGGGGGGTTAGGGGGGATCAAAACGTTGTGGGACTAAGTTATTAGACTTGTGTGTACACGGTAGCCTTAAAAAGGGGGACTTTAAGAACTTTTTCCCATGTTTTCACGGAGTGTAAAGAAATAAACACTAGAAACTATGACGAACAACCTCAACAGTAGCAATTTTCATTTACCTTACAATCCAAAGCTTGTAGAAAGAGCAAAAGAACTTCGTAAAAACATGACCCCCGCAGAAAAAAAGCTGTGGTGTGAATATCTGAGTGATTTTCAATTTCGGGTTTTAAGACAAAGACCAATTAATCATTTTATAGTTGATTTCTACTGTCCTACTTTACAAATAGTTATTGAAATTGATGGGGATAGCCATTTTACAGATGAAGGTCAAGATTATGACATAGAGAGAACACGTATTCTAGAAGGCTATGGTTTAAAAATTATTAGGTTTACAAATAGTCAAGTTTTAAATCAATTTGATAGTGTGTGTGAGCAGATACAGGGTTTAATCTCTTCTAAACCCCCTTTTAGAAAAATTCTTAAAGTCCCCCTTTTTAAGGGGAGCCACTGCGTTGCAGAGGTTCCCTCCGTTGTAGCAGGTGGCGTGGATTTAAGGGGATCTAAAACGTTTTGCTACCGACCAGAGGACTTCTAAACATCCTCTTAGATTAAATCAGGATCAACACCGAGCGATCGCGCTTGCGTTATTTCATTAATGAATTTTGATTGCAATTCATATGAGAGAATCAGGATCTATGCCGAGCGATCGCAACCGTTCTCGTAATAATTGACTTATAGGTATGAGGTAAATCATGCTTTTTGTTACGGTAATCTTGCTAATACAAACAAGTTATGTATGCTATCTTGAAAATTTTAAATTATGCCAAGAAATATCAATATTTAAAACGTGATACGCTAAATATAGTCAGGGTTTTTGGATATTTATTGAGTTAAAAAAGAATCTCAAAAATAGCAATAATTGCTACAAGTTTAATTTTAGGAAATATCGTTTTTATTACAACATAAAATTGCATTTCGTCGCACAATGGGGGCAGAGAAATAATTACTGTTTATTGCGCTCGGAGACGAATAATGGTAGCGATGTCTACGACCGGCAACGCCAACACAGAAAATGTTCAGCATCGGCTGACTGTAGAAACTGTAGAAATTGCCCCTAATACTACGGCGATTCGCTGTCTAGACTGGGATCGCGATCGCTTCGATATCGAATTTGGACTGCAAAACGGTACGACTTATAATTCATATCTAATTAGGGGCGAACAAACAGTTTTAATCGATACTTCTCACCAGAAGTTTCGTCAACTGTATTTAGAAAAACTCAAAAGTTTAATCAACCCTAAAGCTATTGATTACATTATTGTCAGTCATACAGAACCAGACCATAGTGGTTTAGTTGAAGATGTGCTGCAATTAGCACCAAGAGCGACAGTTTTGGCTTCTAAAATTGCCTTGCAATTTTTGGAAGGTTTAGTACATGATCCTTTTTCTAAGAGAATTGTTAAAAGTGGCGATCGCATAGATATAGGTAAAGGTCACGAAATTGAATTTGTCAGTGCGCCTAACCTCCACTGGCCTGATACCATCTTCAGTTACGATCGCAAAACCGAAGTCATTTATACCTGTGATGCTTTTGGGATGCACTTCTGCGACAATCGCACCTTTGACGAAGACTTAGAAGCTATTGAAGCTGATTTTAGATTTTACTACGACTGTCTCATGGGGCCTAATGCTCGTTCCCTGCTGAACGCAATGAAGCGCATGGGAGACTTGGGCAAAATTAAGATTATCGCCAACGGTCACGGGCCTCTGTTGTACCATCATTTAGATGTGTTGACCGAGTGTTACCAAAGTTGGAGCCAAAGACAAGCCAAAGCAGAAACCACCGTCGGCTTATTCTATGTCGGTGATTATGGCTATAGCAACTTATTAGTTCAAGCCATTGGCGAAGGTATTCAAAAAACTGGTGTTGCGGTAGAAATGATTGACCTCAGCACCGCAGAAATTCAAGAAATTCAAGAATTAGCAGGTAGGGCAGCTGGTTTAATTATTGGTATGCCTCCTACAACCTCGGTAGCAGCACAAGCTAGTATTAGTTCCCTGCTATCTGTAGTCAAAGACAAGCAAGTAGTCGGCTTGTTCGAGTGCTTTGGGGGAGACGATGAACCCATTGATACCATCCGCCGCAAATTTATCGACTTGGGTGTTAAAGAAGCCTTCCCCGCAATTCGCATTAAAGAAGTTCCCGGCTCATCCGCCTATCAATTGTGTACCGAAGCGGGTACTGATTTGGGACAACTGCTGACAAGGGAACGCAACATTAAGCAAATCAAGTCCCTCGATGTCAACATGGAAAAGGCATTGGGACGCATTAGCAACGGGTTGTATATTGTCACAACCAAAAAAGGTGATGTCAGTAGCGCCATGTTAGCTTCCTGGGTAGCACAAGCCAGCTTGCAACCATTGGGCTTTACCATTGCTGTAGCCAAAGACCGGGCTATTGATACTTTAATGCAGGTAGGCGATCGCTTCGTCCTCAACGTCCTAGAAGAAAGCAATTACCAAGAACTGAAAAAACAATTCCTCAAGCGTCTGCACCCCGGCGCTGACCGCTTTGCAGGCGTGAGAACCCAAACCGCTAAAAACGGCTCCCCCATTCTTACAGACGCTTTAGCATACATGGAATGCGAAATCCAAAGCAGCATGGAATGCAGCGACCACTACATTTTATACTGCACCGTCGAAGACGGTCGTGTCTCCAAGCCCGACGGACTGACCGCAGTACGTCACCGGAAGGTTGGTAATTATTACTAGGGATGAGGAGGATGAGGGAGATCAGACAGACAAATTAAGGGATTTTCAATAAATAAATTATCCATGTTGTGGGGCATCCTGCCCGCCCGGAATATAGGACAGGCAAGATGCTTATCCTACAAGAAGATTTTGGATGTTCTTTTATTTAGAGACTTCTAAATAAACGTGAGTTCGATGAACCTCTCCCTCCCAACCTCCCTCTCCTAAAAGGCGTTCGCGTAGCGTCTCCGTCAGGAGAGCTACCGTGTACACACATCTTTGTGCTGGGTGCAAAATGTGGCTTGATCCCCCTAAATCCCCCTTAAACAGGGGGACTTTGATTCTTGTTCCCCCCTTTTTTAAGGGGGGTTAGGGGGGATCTAAACGTTGTGGGACTAGGTTATAAGACTTGTGTGTACACCGTAGGTCAGGAGAGGGAGGAGAAACGAAAAAATCACGGTTTTACTCCCCTCTCCTCGTAGGAGAGGGGTTGGGGGAGAGGTCAAAATAACGCTTGTCGAACTCACGTTAAATAAAAATTCTTCCTCATCTCCCCCATCTTCCCTCACTTCTTCATCTCCTCCATCTTCCCCCACTCCCCAATACCTATGAATTTCATCCAATCAATTAAAAACTGGGCAACATCTACCCGGTTTTTCCAATTTTTTGACAAAACTAAAACAAAATCTATGACTGATTCCAAACCCCGTGACGTACAAATTCTTCCTATTGCTACAAATACCAAAGTTCTCAGAGCGCGTAGTTGGTCACGTTTGCGGTTTGAAATTGAATATGCTTTAGAACGAGGTACTACTTCTAATGGTTATGTAATTGAAGGTGATAAAACGGCAATTATTGACCCGCCTGTAGAAAGCTTCATGGGGATTTATCTTGAAGCCTTGCAGCAGACAATCAATTTGAAAAAATTAGATTACGTCATTCTGGGTCACTTTAGCCCCAACCGTGTACCTACATTTAAAGCACTGTTAGAATTAGCTCCGCAGATTACCTTTGTTTGCTCCCTTCCTGGTGCGGCTGATTTACGGGCGGCTTTCCCAGATACCAGCTTAAATATTTTGGCGATGCGGGGGAAAGAAACCCTGGATTTAGGTAAGGGTCATGTGTTGAAGTTCTTGCCAATTCCCAGCCCTCGTTGGCCTGCGGGACTTTGTACCTACGACACCCAAACCCAAATCCTCTACACAGATAAGATATTCGGCGTGCATATCTGCGGTGATGAAGTCTTTGATGATAACTGGGAATCCTTTAAGGAAGACCAGCGTTACTACTACAACTGTCTGATGGCTCCCCATGCTGTTCATGTGGAAGCTGCATTAGAAAAAATCTCTGATTTACAGGTAAGAATGTATGCTGTAGGTCACGGGCCTTTGGTGCGTAGCAGCTTAATGGCACTAACTCAAGCCTATGCAGATTGGAGCCGCGCCCAAAAAGATAGAGAAATATCTGTAGCTCTCCTCTATGCTTCAGCTTACGGTAATACGGCAACATTGGCACGAGCGATCGCACTCGGACTCACCAAAGGC harbors:
- a CDS encoding tetratricopeptide repeat protein; the protein is MQTIRIQLRESTQETVELRYWLPQIKHYESRRLKLVEIADLLKQGERDYYKLLPDLRGIGQQLFFWLDGDGRWLSRGIANCRGEGLVIAIDTEQKLAHLPWEVLHDGEDFLVKRVNPVVLPLRWVEKETAGFSVEARQLRVLFMATDPEDVEPKLEFEQEEARILADTRDFAVDLRVEESGCVSELGKVWSRYLDDFDVFHLTGHASIKDEAPYTPYFITETEIGERHETTAAELAEVFRFRFPKLVFLSGCRTGQAADKGAVPSMAEALIAQGARAVLSWGRPVEDRTATAAAAHLYGKLAAGYELAQALASTYRQLFKQNVRDWHLLRLYVQGECPGALVEVLRDVQLSAPKPAYDLFLDPDTQQVRVAKPSEFVGRRRTLQRCLKAIPTSLGVLIHGLGGVGKSTVTARLLERMVGYHRLVNFRQLDEDKLVNTLIKQCTSERGHEILNGKLPLMQRLTKFFTEGLNTKEQRFAFVLDDFEANLELRNGVYVLQPQVVDVLLALLKAIQNSQLPHKVIITCRYNFTLSELNHRLYREPLGALGGADLIKKYNRLDSFNGSWQFQPDLPERAKQAADGNPRLLEWLDKILQNSPKSPEAERGVEMILQKMAEKEKEFREDILAQELLKQQTPALRQMLGKLLVYELPVPQAAIDPICEDISSWESHKQRAEFLGLLEVTLTNNKKRLYRVPRILSPLLEFPENPKGEELYKQAAQILYRVWWEAESSTEAQKLEIHRLALLAKDGEIAVNVANYVSRIWIPRSRFRETNEICQKTLKIIRNYRILSNLARVENEIGKVDQAVEHYQEALNICPDNDIIEICGIKHCLAYIKSKSGELDLALEMYQECLIKSESISNLKGKASALHEIARIYNLQGKVDDALAICQECLTIQESVNDIKGQASILHQIAYIKAQQGKRQEALTSYEKSFHLKEKIGDLKGKVSTLHQIASIKEDQGDFEGVFNILQLSLQIVEQIGSVELKAALFYNIASTHLKLGQFDSAINFMNSSIKLAQEIHDIEGQARALHQLGVVYEQQGKFENALKFYGKSLNFSDQIGYLKGQAHTLHQMANIYVNQRKINDALVTYKKALEIEEHIQDIRGKASTLASLGQMLVYELGDYEQGLDYLRQSLSILQHLQSCEADTVRQIIFSIQNSNI
- a CDS encoding tetratricopeptide repeat protein — protein: MHNLRYIYASKGDVDEAIALFNKSLEIKESIGDVRGKAMTLWWLGDLAEQQGEYTKAISYLQPALEILQRLKSPDAESVSASLDRIIRNS
- a CDS encoding diflavin flavoprotein, with the protein product MVAMSTTGNANTENVQHRLTVETVEIAPNTTAIRCLDWDRDRFDIEFGLQNGTTYNSYLIRGEQTVLIDTSHQKFRQLYLEKLKSLINPKAIDYIIVSHTEPDHSGLVEDVLQLAPRATVLASKIALQFLEGLVHDPFSKRIVKSGDRIDIGKGHEIEFVSAPNLHWPDTIFSYDRKTEVIYTCDAFGMHFCDNRTFDEDLEAIEADFRFYYDCLMGPNARSLLNAMKRMGDLGKIKIIANGHGPLLYHHLDVLTECYQSWSQRQAKAETTVGLFYVGDYGYSNLLVQAIGEGIQKTGVAVEMIDLSTAEIQEIQELAGRAAGLIIGMPPTTSVAAQASISSLLSVVKDKQVVGLFECFGGDDEPIDTIRRKFIDLGVKEAFPAIRIKEVPGSSAYQLCTEAGTDLGQLLTRERNIKQIKSLDVNMEKALGRISNGLYIVTTKKGDVSSAMLASWVAQASLQPLGFTIAVAKDRAIDTLMQVGDRFVLNVLEESNYQELKKQFLKRLHPGADRFAGVRTQTAKNGSPILTDALAYMECEIQSSMECSDHYILYCTVEDGRVSKPDGLTAVRHRKVGNYY
- a CDS encoding diflavin flavoprotein; this encodes MTDSKPRDVQILPIATNTKVLRARSWSRLRFEIEYALERGTTSNGYVIEGDKTAIIDPPVESFMGIYLEALQQTINLKKLDYVILGHFSPNRVPTFKALLELAPQITFVCSLPGAADLRAAFPDTSLNILAMRGKETLDLGKGHVLKFLPIPSPRWPAGLCTYDTQTQILYTDKIFGVHICGDEVFDDNWESFKEDQRYYYNCLMAPHAVHVEAALEKISDLQVRMYAVGHGPLVRSSLMALTQAYADWSRAQKDREISVALLYASAYGNTATLARAIALGLTKGGVAVKSINCEFATPEEIQTTLEQADGFLIGSPTIGGHAPTPIHTALGIVLKVGDNNKLVGVFGSYGWSGEALEMIEGKLRDAGYRFGVETLKVKFKPDDVTLKYCEEVGTDFAQTLKKAKKVRVPQQAATPVEQAVGRIVGSVCVITAKQGDVSTGMLGSWVSQATFNPPGLTVAIAKERAIESLMYPGGKFALNILSEGNHLEYMKHFRKSFAPGEDRFSNFTTTEADNGCTVLTDALAYVECSVEQRLECGDHWVVYATVDNGKLLKPDDVTAINHRKTGTHY